TCGAGGCTCTCTAAGACTTCTTCGACGCTGTGGTGGTCCTGGCCCTCCAGGATGGCTAAGGCACGGTCGATAAGCGGCTGCTCCATGCCTAAGCGCGCGGCGATGCGCACGGCGAAGGAGCTCCCGGGGATGCCCATGGTCATCTGGTAGGTGGGACTGAGCGAGTCGAGGTCAAAGCCCATCGACGCGTTGGCGAAGTGGTCGCTCTGATAGGCCAGCGTCTTGAGCCCTTCGAGGTGGGTGGTGACCACGGTGGTGGTGCCGCGGCTGGCGAGGTTTTCGAGCAGCGCGACGGCCAGAGCGGCGCCCTGCATGGGGTCGGTGCCTACGAAGAGCTCATCGAGGAGGACGAGCGAGCGAGGGCCGCAGCGGTCGAGGAAGCGGTTGATGTTGGTGACGTGGCCGGAGAAGGTGCTCAGGTCGCGCTCAATGGATTGCTCGTCGCCCACATCGGTGTAGATCTGCTCGAAGAGGGGGATGGCGCTGCCCTCATCGGCGGGGATGGGCAGGCCGTGGCGGACCATCATGGCGAGCAGGCCGGTGGTTTTGAGCGAGACGGTCTTTCCGCCGGTGTTGGGACCGGAGACGATCAGCACGCGGCGCGGCGGGGTGATGGCGATGTCGTTGGGGACAGTCTCATTATGAGGGCGGCCGTCGGGAAGTTCGCCGGCGAGCTTGAGGAAGAGCAGGGGGTGGCGTGCCTGTCGAAGCTCCAGAGGGCCGTCGGTGAGCGTGGGGACCGTGGCGCGAAGTTTGCGGCTTAAATTCGCGCAGGCCAGCACCACGTCGAGGTAGGCCAGCAGCTCCACGTTTCGGAAGAGCGTGGCGGCGTGCGAGGCGACAAGGCCGGAGAGGCGCTTGAGGATGCGCTCCTCTTCGTCGGCCAGCTCGATCTGGGCCCAGCGCAGCTGGTTGTTGAGCTCGACGAGCTCGGTGGGCTCAATAAAGAGGGTCTGGCCGCTGGCGGAGTAGTCATGGACGATGCCCGGGACGTGCCCGCGGGCACCGGCGCGGATGGGGATAACGTAGCGATCGTCGCGCACGGTGACGTAGTCGTCGCGCAGGGCGTGGTCGAGCTCGCGGGATTTGAGCAGGCGGTCGACGCTGGAGGTGATGCGATCTTGCTGGTTTTGCACCGCGCGGCGAAGTTTGCCGAGGTCGGGGCTGGCCTGGTCGGAGAGGCGTCCGCCGGGCTCAATGGCAAAGGCCAGCGTGGAGCGAAGATCGCTCAAAGGATCGACGAGCGCGCCGATGGCGCTCAAGCTCGGGAGCTCGCCGGCGCGGCTTGCGAAGTAGCGGGCCACGCGGGCGGCGACGTCGCAGTTTCGGGAGATGGCTTCGAGATCGTCGGCGCGCAGAGAGCCCTGGCGGGTAACGTGTTGGAGAGCACGGCGGATCTCGCGCAGGCCGCCCAGGGGCGGGGCGTCGTCGGTTTCGAGCAGGGCCATCAGCTCGGCGCACTCCTTGAGTCGACGCTCGACCAGGGGGGCGGCGGGCAGCGGACGAAGCTCCTCGATGAGGAATTGCCCCTCCGGGGTGCGGGCCAGGCGGTGGAGCTCGTCGAGGAGCTCGGGCCATTGCAGATCGCGCAGCGACTTTTTGGGAATGTCGCGCTCGGTGGCGGCAGGCTCCTCGACCAGCGGGAGCAGCGTGGCCTTGAGCAGGCGCGCTGCATCGGGGGGAAGTTGGTCGAGGACGGCGTCGCAGGCCAGCGACGAGGAGGAGGCAGTCTCAGAGGTCATAGCGAGGCTGGGAGCGCTTGGGATGGAGGTAGGGGAAGGTGAGGGGTTTGCTACTGGGCCGGTGCGGTGGGCAGGAAGACGCGTACGCGGGTGCCCTGGCCGGGGGTGGATTCTACCGAGATGTCGCCGCCCATACCGGCGACCAGACCCTGGCAGACGAAGAGACCCAGGCCGGCGCCGTCGCCGATCCCCTGGGTGGTAAAGAAGGGCTCAAAGGCCCGGGCCAGGACGTCTTCGCCCATTCCGCGGCCGTTGTCACGGATCTCGAGTAAAACGCAGTCTTCGCGATCGCTGAGTTTGAGGGTGACGTCAATGCGGGCGTTCTCCGGGCTGAGATCGCTGACAGCATCGGCGGCGTTGTCGATGAGGTTCCAGATGGTCTGGACGACGCCGATCTCGCTGGCCCAGACCTGAGGGACGTCGTCGATATGGGTAATGAGGCGGGCGACCGGGAGGACGCGAGGCTCCGCGCGGCGGAGTGCCCAGGAGGTCAGGCGGGCCATGTCCAGGTGCTCGGCGCGGCTCTGGGCGGCGTCGGAGAAGGAGCGTAGATCGTCGATGATGGAGCGAACCCGATCGATGCCGGTTTGCACCTTGATGATAGCCTGCTGGATGTCGTCGACGGCTTCGGTCACGACGTGGTCGGCGGCGTAGGCCTGGTGGATGGCGACGAGCTCCTCGGTCACAAACTCGAGGTTGGCGAGCACGATGGCCAGGGGGTTGTTGATCTCGTGGGCGACGCCTGCCGCCAGGCTGCCGACGGCGGCCATTTTGCTGCTGGTGAGCACGCGCTGGCGCAGTCGGTGCAAATCGGTGACGTCAAAGATGGCGCCATCAAGGTAGGTGATCTGGTCGACGCCGGCGTAGACCGCACGGCCGCGCTCCCAGATATGGCGAATCGAGCCGTCGGCGTGAATCATGCGGTAGTGCAGATCGAAGGGCTCGTGCCGAGCTACGGCGCTGGTGATCTCGCTTCTGATGTCGGAGCGATCCTCGGGGTGGGTGACCTGTTCGAGGCTCGTGCGCTGCTCGGTGAAGTCGATGGCGGGGAGGCCAACGAGTTCTTCGATGCGCTCGGAGATAAAGATCGCGCTCCAGTCTTCGTCCATCCGGCAGCGGTAGACCACCCCGGGGAGGTTCTCGACCAGGGCGCGAAAGCGTTGCTCGCTCTGTCGCAGGTTGTTGCGTTCGCGGAAGGCAGCGGTGACGTCGCGCAAGATGATCAGGGCCCGCTCGGTGCTGATGGGGGCGATGCGCGCTTCGATGCTGGCAAGGTTTTGCTCGTGGGGGATGAAACACTCCAGTGTGACATTCTGCTGGAGGGTAAGCGCGTCGGTCAGCGCCGATTGAAGTCGGTCAGCGGTAGCGCGGGGAAGAAGATCGCGCAGGGTGTGGTCCTGAAGCGTCTCGGGAGGGTCTGCGAGCACCGCAGTGGGGCTGCCAGTGTGATGCGCGCGGATGGTCGCCCTTGAGTCCAGTTCCAGGACCAGGTCGGGGAGCGCGGCGAGGATGGTGGAGGCGCAGGTAGGATCTGCGGCCTCGGAGGCGTCGGTGTCGGGGTGTTTGCGGGCAGACATGATGAGCTCGCTGAGGGGCGTGTTCTGAAGCTGGAAGCCCTTGCCAGGGTTGAGAGGCGCGCACCCGGGAAGGCTGATGTGCTCGCCCCGGTGTATCGTAGCCGGGAAGTCCGCATAAAGTCGAGTTGACCGAGAGGTGAGAGTCCTGACGATCAGGCATCGGGGTAGGTGCGTCCCGCCCAGGTGAGCTGGCCGCGCAGGGTCTGTCGAAAAGAGTTAAGCGCGATTGCGATCAATGCCACTACACCCAGGGGGTGAAGTAGTACGCTCAGGGGAGGGTGCGAGAAGCGGATGGCGAGCAGAATGCGGTAGGTGAGGTTGAGCGCGACGGCGGCCAGGAGCGGGGTGGTCAGCGGAGCCAGGGCAGCGACCAACCCGCTGAGGGGGAGGAGAATAAAGGGCAGCACAAAGGCGCTGAAGTAGAGGGTGATGACCAGGAGGAGCAGGGCGGGGTTTTTGCCCATGCCCGGGTAAATGTTTTTGGTAAATCCCTCCCAGACCGAGGGGGCGTCGCGGTACATGCGGCAGCGGGCCAGATGGGTACCGTCGGCGAAGGCGACGGTCAGACCGGCCTCCTTGGCGCGACGGCCGAAGGCCATGTCATCGACCAGAGCGTTGCGGATGGCTTCGAAGCCGCCGATACGCTCGTAGGCCTGACGCGAGGTCATCAGGATCTGGCCGTTCATGGCCAGGAAGTCAGCGCGGCGGGTGTGGGGGATGAGCAGAAGAGGCAGCCAGCTTACGTAGGTCAGGTGAAGCAGCGGCAGGATGAGGTGCTCGAAGAAGGAGCCGGTGACCTGGGCGGGCACGGCGCTGACGACGTCGGCGTTATAGCGCTTCTGCCAGGCGGCAAGTCCGGTGAGGGCGTCGGTGAGGAGGCGAACGTCGGCGTCGATGAAGAGAAGTTGGGGGTGGGTGGCGTGCGTGGCGAGCTGGTGGCAGGCGTGGCATTTGCCGGCCCAGCCGGAGGGCAGCGGTTGCGCTCTGGGAATGCGAAGCGCGGGGAGCTCGCCGGAGAGCTTCTCGAGGATCTCGGAGGTGCGGTCGGTGGAGTGGTCGTCGTAGGCGATGATCTCGAGGTTCATCTCGGGATAGGCCTGCGCGGCTGCGGCCACGCTGCGAATGCAGTCTTCGATGTTGGCTTCTTCGTTGCGCGCCGGGATCAGCACCGAGATCGCAGGGGGTGGCGAGGCCGCTTTGAGGCGGCGCGGCCAGGTCAGCAGGTTGAAGATGCCGATGGTGGTGGCCAGGGCGATGGGGGCCAAAATCAGGGAGGTCAGGAGCACGGCTGGCCTGCGTAAAGATGGTCGAGAGGGTACGAGGAACCTTAACAACCGCGCCAAGATGGTCTCTGCATGCGATATGTCCAGTGAGAAGTGGCCATGGGGCGTTGCGGGCCAGGGGTGTTGCCGGGGCGGCGCATCGGGTAGAGAGAAGATGAGGAGGGGGCTTTGAGGAGAGGTTGAAGGTGGTTGAGGTTCGAGAGATTCGGGGAAGGACGAAGCCGGGGCGGCTTCGGATGCTGGATCGTTTTGTCGTTGCGCGTCTTTTCGATGAGGTCGCGATCGACTCTACGCAGGTCGTGGTGGATGTGGGATATGGCGAGGGGGGTTGGACAACCCGGGAGCTCTTTGAGGCGCTTTGCGAGGCGGCGGTAGCCTGCGAGGTGGTGGGGGTGGAGGTTGAGCCCGGGCGCGTCCAGGCGGCACAGGAGGTGGCCTGTGAGGGGCTTCGTTTTGTGGAGGGTGGGTTTGATCTTCTGCAGGTGGTGGGGCGAGAGGCGCGGCTAGTCCGGGCGATGAATGTGCTACGTCAGTACGGGCCACATGAGGTCGCGGAGGCGCATCGGGCCTGGGGGCAAGCTGTGTGTGAGGGGGGCTATCTCGTGGAAGGAACATGCGACGGGGAGGGGGCGATCGGCTCGGCGCATGTCGTGCAGAAGCGTCAGGGGCGTGTCGAAAAGGTGGGGCTGGTGATGTGGACGGACTTCTCCCGAGGGTTTGGCCCCTGGATGTTTCGGGATTGGTTGCCGGCGGATTTGCGGCGAGGTTTGAGGCCGGGGCGGCAGGTGAAGGGGGTGGAGATGTACGGGGTTTTGGAGCGGTGGGCGGAGCTTGCGGGGGAGGTTCGTCGGGAAGGTGTGTGTGGCAATCGCGAGGTGTTTGAGAGATCGCTTGCGAGGCTGTCCGACGAGGTCGGTGTGCTGGACGAAGGTCGGGCGTTGTGGGGCGATGGGATTGTCTATGTGGAGGGGGCGTGTATGTGATGCGTCGGTGGAAAAGGTGTTGTTTTTCAGCGGTTTGTGGTGGCGTGTGTGGGCGGCTTTTGGGCGGGGTGAGGCTGGCCGAGGGTCAGGGGGGCCGGTGGTGTGAGACGGACCGGGGGGCAGTAGAGTGAGAGGTGACGTGTGGAGCGGTTGAGGATGTCAGAGCAGAGCGGTGGGTCAGGGCGGATTCTGGTGAGCGCGTGTTTGCTCGGCCGGGAGGTGCGCTACGATGGGCGAGCGTCCGGGGTGGGGGAGGAGGAGGGGCGGCGCTGGCTGCGGCGTATGCAGGAGGAGGGGCGTGTGGTGATGGTTTGCCCGGAGGTTTCGGGAGGGCTGGGGGTGCCAAGGCCGCCGGCAGAGCTTGTGGGTGGGGATGGGGAGGCGTTCTGGCGCGGGGAGGCGCGAGTTTTGACGCGCGATGGCCAGGATGTGAGCGCGGCGTTTGAGAAGGGGGCGCAGGTGGCGCTGGAGTTGGCGCAGCGTCACGGCGTGTGCGCCGCGGTGCTCAAAGCACGCAGCCCCTCGTGTGGAGGGGCTGCGGTGTACGACGGGAGTTTTCAGGGGCGCCTGGTAGCCGGCCAGGGGGTGAGCGCGGCGCTCTTACGACGTGCCGGCATCCAGGTCTTCAACGAAGAGGAGCTGGATGCGGCGCGTCGGTTTGTGGCGCATCTTTTGGGGGATGCGCCACGCTAAGGCTTAGACACTCTGACCGCTGGGGCCACTCTTGACCAGCTGCAGCTCGAACTGCCCCACCGATGCGGCGCCGAAGCTGGTGACGACGACTTTGTAGGTGCCCGGGGTGAGCTGACGGTTGATGCGGGAGTCGGTGGTCTGACCGTTGTCGTCGTTTTCTTCGATGAGCTGGTTGTTCTCGTCGAGGAGCACCAGGTAGGTGTCGAAGGCATCGGAGCTAAGATCGATCTGGAGCTGAGAGGTCTCTTCGACTTCAAGGGTGTAGACCTTGCCGACGCCGGGGCGATTGGGAAGGTTACTGTCGTTCGGGAGAATGAAGCTGGAGAAGGAA
The window above is part of the Lujinxingia sediminis genome. Proteins encoded here:
- a CDS encoding methylase codes for the protein MVEVREIRGRTKPGRLRMLDRFVVARLFDEVAIDSTQVVVDVGYGEGGWTTRELFEALCEAAVACEVVGVEVEPGRVQAAQEVACEGLRFVEGGFDLLQVVGREARLVRAMNVLRQYGPHEVAEAHRAWGQAVCEGGYLVEGTCDGEGAIGSAHVVQKRQGRVEKVGLVMWTDFSRGFGPWMFRDWLPADLRRGLRPGRQVKGVEMYGVLERWAELAGEVRREGVCGNREVFERSLARLSDEVGVLDEGRALWGDGIVYVEGACM
- a CDS encoding DUF523 domain-containing protein, with the translated sequence MSEQSGGSGRILVSACLLGREVRYDGRASGVGEEEGRRWLRRMQEEGRVVMVCPEVSGGLGVPRPPAELVGGDGEAFWRGEARVLTRDGQDVSAAFEKGAQVALELAQRHGVCAAVLKARSPSCGGAAVYDGSFQGRLVAGQGVSAALLRRAGIQVFNEEELDAARRFVAHLLGDAPR
- a CDS encoding glycosyltransferase, which produces MLLTSLILAPIALATTIGIFNLLTWPRRLKAASPPPAISVLIPARNEEANIEDCIRSVAAAAQAYPEMNLEIIAYDDHSTDRTSEILEKLSGELPALRIPRAQPLPSGWAGKCHACHQLATHATHPQLLFIDADVRLLTDALTGLAAWQKRYNADVVSAVPAQVTGSFFEHLILPLLHLTYVSWLPLLLIPHTRRADFLAMNGQILMTSRQAYERIGGFEAIRNALVDDMAFGRRAKEAGLTVAFADGTHLARCRMYRDAPSVWEGFTKNIYPGMGKNPALLLLVITLYFSAFVLPFILLPLSGLVAALAPLTTPLLAAVALNLTYRILLAIRFSHPPLSVLLHPLGVVALIAIALNSFRQTLRGQLTWAGRTYPDA
- a CDS encoding ATP-binding protein — encoded protein: MSARKHPDTDASEAADPTCASTILAALPDLVLELDSRATIRAHHTGSPTAVLADPPETLQDHTLRDLLPRATADRLQSALTDALTLQQNVTLECFIPHEQNLASIEARIAPISTERALIILRDVTAAFRERNNLRQSEQRFRALVENLPGVVYRCRMDEDWSAIFISERIEELVGLPAIDFTEQRTSLEQVTHPEDRSDIRSEITSAVARHEPFDLHYRMIHADGSIRHIWERGRAVYAGVDQITYLDGAIFDVTDLHRLRQRVLTSSKMAAVGSLAAGVAHEINNPLAIVLANLEFVTEELVAIHQAYAADHVVTEAVDDIQQAIIKVQTGIDRVRSIIDDLRSFSDAAQSRAEHLDMARLTSWALRRAEPRVLPVARLITHIDDVPQVWASEIGVVQTIWNLIDNAADAVSDLSPENARIDVTLKLSDREDCVLLEIRDNGRGMGEDVLARAFEPFFTTQGIGDGAGLGLFVCQGLVAGMGGDISVESTPGQGTRVRVFLPTAPAQ
- a CDS encoding endonuclease MutS2 encodes the protein MTSETASSSSLACDAVLDQLPPDAARLLKATLLPLVEEPAATERDIPKKSLRDLQWPELLDELHRLARTPEGQFLIEELRPLPAAPLVERRLKECAELMALLETDDAPPLGGLREIRRALQHVTRQGSLRADDLEAISRNCDVAARVARYFASRAGELPSLSAIGALVDPLSDLRSTLAFAIEPGGRLSDQASPDLGKLRRAVQNQQDRITSSVDRLLKSRELDHALRDDYVTVRDDRYVIPIRAGARGHVPGIVHDYSASGQTLFIEPTELVELNNQLRWAQIELADEEERILKRLSGLVASHAATLFRNVELLAYLDVVLACANLSRKLRATVPTLTDGPLELRQARHPLLFLKLAGELPDGRPHNETVPNDIAITPPRRVLIVSGPNTGGKTVSLKTTGLLAMMVRHGLPIPADEGSAIPLFEQIYTDVGDEQSIERDLSTFSGHVTNINRFLDRCGPRSLVLLDELFVGTDPMQGAALAVALLENLASRGTTTVVTTHLEGLKTLAYQSDHFANASMGFDLDSLSPTYQMTMGIPGSSFAVRIAARLGMEQPLIDRALAILEGQDHHSVEEVLESLEDQVRELHLEKDRLRQTRHEAETRAARYKKKYAELLQKDRDQLFGETRKLRDDLRQARERIRQELKTLKSQKTVEAGDRTEQELQAMQKRLKAAEDTVEKAQEKTRPPRSGPEGLSPVTPEELEEGMTVYCRPFKRAGRVLQYTPGDSQARVQLGDLKVNVNTDDLFHVSESERRNHRRGRPTSSGNSQRTAPGPTASPSGDAVLLPQTSDNSVDLRGMRADEALDKLDLFLDSAYLQNIEGVYIIHGHGTGALKRAVRGHLPQSRYVREFRRGEREEGGDGVTIAFVHRGS